The Elusimicrobia bacterium HGW-Elusimicrobia-1 genome contains the following window.
CCGCGTCAAAAAGATATCCGTTAAAAAAGACAACGGCAGCGTCATCGTCGATAAAACCAATTCGCTGATCACTCTCGCGCCGTATTTTTTTCCGCTCTACGCGGCGATGATTTTCGGCATATGGAAACTTTCCGCGATGCTCTGGCCCCGGATAATGCCGTGGGAGCCGGCGGCGCATTTTGCGTTCGGGCTGGCTCTGAGCTTTCATTTTCTTATGACCGCCGGCGCGATATTGCAGGGGCAGTCGGATATTAAATCCGACGGCGTGTTTTTTTCGCTTGCGGTAATATTTTCTCTGTATATATTCGTATCCGTTTTTCTGCTTAAATTTTTATTCGGGTCGCCCGCCGTTTTCGGCGACCTTGCAGGGTTTTTAAAGGAAATATGGCGGCTTTCCGCCGTTTTTTACGCATGGCTGTGGCGTGTGTTTTACGAAAATATTATTCCCGCCGCGCGTCGAGTCGTCGGCGATTCCATTCCGAAAGGTTGAGTGCGCAATATGCCGGTTCACGTCATTGAAGAAATAAAAAGAAAACTTTTTCACATGCTCACGCTTATTTACGTCGTGGGTTACTGGTTCCTTCCGCGCGAAATCGCGGTCGGCGGAATGGGTATAACAATCTTCACCGCCCTTGTCATCGAGATGGTCCGGCTTAATCATGAAAAAATCAACCGGCTTATTTTGCTTCTGGGCATCCATAGAAAAAGCGAAGAACAGCATCTCAGCGGACTTCTGTGGACTCTTTCGGGAGCATTTTTTACGATGTATTTTTTCGACAGCCCCGACAACCCGCTTACGCGCAATATCGTTCTGGCGGCGCTGCTTTATGCCGCGCTCGGCGACACGGCCGCCGCTCTTGTGGGAAGGATTATCGGCAGAACCAGAATAGGCACAAAATCTCTTGAAGGAAGTTTGGCCTGTCTGTTTACGAATCTGGCGGTAGGATATTTTCTTCTTCCGTGGCCGATATTCCTGTGGGGCGCCGTTTTCTCGGCATTTTTTGAACTGATAAAATGGCCGCTCAACGACAATTTTTGGATACCGATTCTTTCCGCGGGCGCGCTTACGCAATTGATGATAAGGTATTCCTTCCTGTAACGCTTTGCCGGCGCGGAATGTTCAACGCTGGCTTCACAAACCATACCAATGCTTAAAGTCGAGTCGCTCACCAAACAGTTTCGCGGCGTCGAAGTCCTTAGCGGGCTTACGTTTTCCGTCGGAGCGGGCGAAGTGCTCGGTTTTCTGGGGCCCAACGGCGCGGGTAAAACTACGACCGTTCGCATCGTTTCCGGAGCCATCCTGGCAACTTCGGGCAGGGTGGAAATAAACGGAGTGTCCATTGCCGACGACCCCGTGGCGTGTAAAAAAATCACATCTCTTGTTCCGGAGCAGCCATATTTATGGGAGCGGCTGAGTGGCTGCGAATATCTGTCTTTCGTCGGGAAAATATACGGGCTTTCTTCCGAAGTTATCGCCGAGCGCGGCGAAAAACTGCTGGCGGACTTCACACTTTCGGAATCGGCCGACACGATGATAGAGACATATTCATACGGAATGAGGCAGAAACTCGCCTGGTGCGCGGCGCTTCTGACCGAGCCGCTGCTGCTTCTGCTCGACGAGCCGTTTACCGGACTCGACCCTATGAGCGTTCGCGCCGCCCGCGCTCATGTCGAGGCGGCGGCCCGCCGCGGCGCGGCTGTTTTTATCTCCACGCACATACTTGAGATAGCCGAAAAACTCTGCAATAAAATATGTATTTTGAACCGCGGACAAATTGTGGCGGCCGAATCGAGAGAGAATCTCAAAAAACTTTTTGACAGAGAGATGTCGCTTGAAGACATTTTTTTTGAGATAGTTAAAGACAAACAGCCCGGATTATAAGCGTCCGGAACCTTCCGTAATGATGAATACCGTTTCGACTTTCGTCTGGGCATTTTCGAGGGGAGTAAGGAATCGCTTTCTTTCGTTGACACTTTTCGGAGAGTTTAAGGCGGCTCTTTTTATTTTTATCGGAATGGTTTTCGCAGCTTCGCTTTTCTTTTTTTTCTGGCGGCTGATATCCTATCTCGACTCGGTCGCGCTGATAGGTCCCGCGCTATCGGGCAAGTTCGTTTCGCTGGTATGCCTGTCGGTATGGTGGATGGCTGTTTTTTCGTCGCTGAACGCGGCGTACGGCCATTTTTACTTTGCGTCCGACACTCACACTCTGATGTCCTGGCCGCTTCCGTTCGCCGACGTTACCGCCGTGAAACTCTTTCGTGTCTTCAGAGATTCTTCCACCACCGCCCTTGCCGCGATGGTTCCGCTGGTGGTGGCCTTTGGCGCGGCGCGCTCTGCGCCGTTTTCATTTTACGCGCAAAGTTTCGCGGGACTCGCGCCGTTTTTTTTCTCGGCGACGGCCATCGGCGTTGCGGCGGTAATATTGGTGAGCGCCCTTTTTCCTGCCTCCAAGGCGCGAAGGCTGATATGGGTTCTGCTGGCGGCCTCCGGCAGCGCGATTTACGTGCTGATAAGAATGCTTGAACCGGAGCGCCTTGTCAGGCCGGACTCTCTTGAGTTTGTCGCCGAATATCTGTCTTTTCTTGAAACGCCCGCCGCATCACGTCTGCCGTCGGGGATTTATTATGCGATTATGGCAAAATCTTCGGCGGGCGGGTTTAATATTATCGGCTGGTTGGCGCTGTCGGGCATTTGCGCGGCGCTTTACGCGGCCGTCTCTAAGCTCTCGGAGTATTTTTACGCCGATTCGCTGGCCAACAAGAATGACACCGGACGTTCCGGCGGCTTTTCGGAAAAAATCAACCCGCGGGGACCTTCTGGCGAAATAATGGCTCTGGACGCGAAGGTTTTTTTCAGAGAGCCGCAAAGATGGTCGCAAATAATGCTGGTCGCCGGACTATTCGCGGTTTACCTGGCCAGCGCGGCCAGAATTCCCGCCGACACTTTTTATCTTAAAACCATAGTGGCTTTTATGAACGTGGGCCTTGTCGGATTTGTGGCCGCGGCTCTTTCTCTGCGGTTTGTCTTCGCCGCGTTCAGCGAGGAATCGGGATTTTGGTGGGTGCTGGCCACGTCGCCGATGTCCGTGGAGCGGATAGTGCGCGCCAAGTTTCTCTCCCGCGCCGCGCTGGTTGCCGTATCGTCTTCCGCGCTTTATTCCGGCACCGCGCTGATACTCGCAATACCGGCGGCCGCCTCGATTGCGGGGATAGGTTTTACCGCCGGAATCGCACTGTGCGTATCGACGGCGGCCATATATTTCGGCATAAGGTTTCCCAAAAAAATATTTTCAAGCACGGCCGAGATAGAGGGATCCAACGGCGGACTTTTTTATGTTGCCGCTTCTCTTTTTTACGTGGCGTTGAATTTGACGGTGTCGGCCGGGCCGTTCAGGGCGTACTACATAACGACATTCTCCGCCGTGCCGTCCGCGCGTTCGGGAAATTTGCTTATGGTTTCCGCCGCCGCGTTGTTTATGGCCAATGCCGTCTTGGCGTATTTTTTCTACAAGAAATCTATCGAGGCGGCCCGAACTTATGAGTAAAATGAAAATATCTTTTTTGTTCCCGCTGCTTGTAGTGTGTTCCGCTCCGGCAGGATGCCGCGCCGCGCCCGCTCCGTGTGAGGTTGCGCGGAACGCCTTTCCGCCTCCCGGCTCGTTTTTTGCGGAAGTCCGGACGTCTCGCAAAGCCGTGGCCATAAGTTTCGACGACGGCCCGGGCGATTATACGCCCGCAGTGCTCGATATCCTGGCGCGCCGCGGCGCCCGCGCGACTTTTTTTGTTATGGGGTCAAGGATAAAAGGCCGCGAAGACATACTGCGCAAGATTCACGCGGCAGGCCACGAAATCGCAAACCATACCTACGGGCACATAAACTTTTACGCGTATAAAAATGATGACCGCGCCGTGGCGCTCACGTCCGAAATCAATAAAACCGACGCGCTGATTTTCGCGGCTGTCGGCGAGCGTACTCGGTTTTTGCGAATGCCGCACGGATACTGCGCGCGTTGGTCGCGCGATGTCGCGCGACTCACCGGACACGTTATGACAAATTGGACCAGGGGCTACGACTGGATGGGTTTGAGTCAGGAAGAGACCACGCGAAAATATGTGGAAGCTCTGAAGCCCGGCGCCATACTGCTTTTTCACGACGGCGGGGGCAATAGAACAAAAACTATCGCGGCGCTTGAGGCGGTGTTGGATGCTGCCTCAAAGGCCGGCTATGAAGCGGTTACGGTGGGGGATTTGATTTGTTCGCCGGTCGACGACATTGTTGTCGAAAAAAAATAAATGGGCAAGGTGGGAATTGAACCCACACGAGGACATAGTCCCCTCAGGTTTTTGAGACCTGTGCGTCTGCCAGTTCCGCCACTTGCCCTTGTCGGCCGAAAAAACACTAAAATCGCCGGCCGTCGCGTCAGATTATATCAAAAAGCCGGGCGCGGCGCAGATTAAAAAGTGTCCTCGTTTGCGAATCCTTGCGGCATTGTGTCGAAAATCACGCCGCCCCTCGGTTCAGGCAAAGCTTGAAAAAATATAAAAATTTAATATCATAAACACTCGACGTCGACTCGCCGCCGGAGGAAACCTATGAATACCAAAAAGAAAATATCTTTTATTATCGCCTCCGCGGTTTTTTTTGCGGTTATGCTGCTATGGTTCGCGGGCTTTTTGACGGCGCTTGACAACAGTTTGTCGGATTTCAAGTTTATACTGCGAGGGCCGCTCGCCGCCGACCCTGATGTGATAATAGTGGCCGTCGACGAAAACGCCGTAAAAAAACTCGGCCGCTGGCCCTGGCCGCGAAGAGTACACGCCCGTTTGATAGACAGAATAACCCGCGACGGCGCGAAGGCGATAATTTTCGACGTGCTGTTCACCGAGGCCGACCGCGCCGACCCCGCCTCCGACGCCCAATTGCTTGCCGCCGCCCGACGTTCGCGGCGGACAATTCTGGGCGGGATGTTTCAGTTTAAGGGCGCCTCGCCTGACGTATATCTTGTTCCGCCCGGCGAAAATATTCATTCTCCGCGAGTCGGATTCGTGAATATTTTTCCCGAACTCGACGGCAAATGCCGCAAAGTGCCCGTCGTAATAGAGTATAAAGGATTGCTCCTGCCGTCTCTGGCGATGCGCGGACTGGAGTTGTATTACGGCAAGCGCATCGACGCCATACTCCGGGAGCGTCGCGTCGATCTCGACGATAACGGCGAAATGATAGTCAACTATCGCGGCGGTTTCGAGCGGTTCGAGTATGTCAGCTACGTCGATGTTATATCAGGAAAAATTCCCGGCTCCAGGTTTAAGGACAAGGTAGTCCTGGTCGGCGGCACGGCCGCCGCGCTTTTTGATTTCAAGGCGACACCGTATTCGCCGGTTTTTCCCGGCGTGGAAATTCACGCCAACGCCATATCAAACGTCATAAACGGCAACTTTTTCCGTCCCGTATCCTGGATTTGGGCGCTGCTGGCTTCCGCGCTTATATGCGCCGCCGGCGGATATTTTATGGCTACATTGAGCGCCTGGAAAGGGAGCGTTATTGCTTCTACCGCGATATTCGGATATCTCGGTGTTTCGTACGCGATGTTTTTGGGCAACCGCTATTTTAATTATACGGCGCCGGTAGTCGCGGGATTGTTCTGTTACGTAGGGATTCTCCTTTACAGGTTCTTTACCGAAGAAAAAGAAAAGAAATATATCAAGAAGACATTCTCGCATTATCTGAGTCCGCACGTTATGGACGACATTTTGAATAATCCGGCCAGCTTAAAGTTAGGCGGTCAGAAGCAAACACTCTCCGTGCTTTTCTCGGATATACGAGGTTTCACTACGATGTCCGAGCAGCTTAAAGCCGAAGAGGTCGTCGCGCTTCTTAATGAATATCTGACCGAAATGGTCAAAGTCGTCTTTAAGCACGACGGAACCCTCGATAAATTTATGGGCGACGCCGTCATGGCTTTCTGGGGCGCGCCGATTCCGCAGAACGACCATGCGCTAAAAGCCGTCTCGTGCGCCCGCGATATGATAATAGAACTAAGAAAACTTCAGGTGAAGTGGCTTGCGGAGGGAAAGACCGCCACTATAAACATAGGGATAGGCGTAAACACGGGTGAGATGGTTGTGGGCAATATGGGCTCTTACGAGCGTATGGATTACACCGTTATCGGAGATAATGTAAATCTTGGCGCGCGGCTGGAAGGTCTCAACAAAGATTACGGCACGCAAGTCATTATATCGGAGTTTACCTACGCCATAGTCAAGGACACATTTAAGACGAATTATCTTGCGGAAGTTAAAGTGAAAGGAAAGGCCAAACCCGTCAAAATTTACGCTGTCGAAGTTTGAGTTTCTATTCCCCCTTAATAAAGGGGGAATAAAAGGGGGTTGTTATCCATTTGATATGGGGGAGCGCTTCAATCCTCTCGTCGAGGATGGGGAGAATACAACCCCCAGACCCCCTTTGTTAAGGGGGAATACTCAATCCGCACAAAGCAATAGTTTAACCGAACACGTGTGTTATGGGGGGACATAAATTATGGATCTTTTTTGGCGGTTGATTCTGGCTCATTTCGTCAGTGATTTTACCCTGCAGACGAATAAGATAGCCAAATGGAAAAGAGAAAGCTCGTGGGGCGTGCTTTTTCATTCCATTATTTTCTTTGCCGTCGGCGCGCTTCTTACCTATTGGCGGGCAAACGAAATATGGGTTGAGATACTCGGTTTCGGAATAAGCGGCTGGATGGCGCTGGGTATTCTTACCGCCTTGCATTACATGGAAGATAATTGGCGGGTTTGGACCATATCGAAATTCAATTCTCCGGACTCATTCATTTTTTTCCTGTGGGATCAATTCATCCACTATCTGATGATATTCATCTTTACCCCGCTGGATTCAAGCATAACGCCCGAGAGGTGGGTCATAATAGCCATAATTTACGTGCTGGCCGCGCATTTTATGACGATATTTATTTACTACATCGAAAAAGATATTTTCGGGCAGGCCGTGATACGGGCGGATCTGAAATATTATTCGATAATAGAGCGGCTGGCCATAGTTTCCCTGTTTCTGCTGCCGGGGCAGTGGTGGCTGTTTATGATTGCCCTGTGGATAATTAAAAGCGTTATTTACGGCATAAAGAAAATCTACGATTTTTCCTGGATTCATATAGTACTCAACTATACAATGGCCATACTTCTGGGCGTTGCCGGAAAAATAGTAATGAGTTTATAAAATACCATAGTGTAATTTATTACTGGTGAAAAACGACTTCTTTTGTCATTCCCGAATGTTTTTATCGGGAATCCAGTGTTTTTTCTAGATTCCCGCTTTCCCTCGGCCCCGCATTTGCGGAGCCTCGCCTTTGGCGGGGCGTGGCGCGGGAATGACAAACTGTGGGAATTTTTCGCCAGCGACCAATTGTTAAACGGAGGAATTATGACCGAGATAATTCTCAACGACGGAAATTTTAAAAGCGAAGTTTTGGAATCGAAAGTGCCGGTTCTGGTGGATTTCTGGGCCGAGTGGTGCGGCCCGTGTCAAATGATGGGGCCGGTAATAGCCGACATTGCCGCGGCGTTTTCCGGACGGGCCAAGGTGGGCAAACTCAACGTGGACGAAAATCCCGAGTCCTCGGCGCTCTATGGAGTTACGGCCATTCCTACCCTTGTGATTTTCAAAGACGGTAAGGCAGTCGATAAAGTGGTGGGATTGCAGCCAAAGCAGGTTATAGAGGCAAAACTGACGGCTCAATTATAATTTTCAGGCGGGCGTAAACTTCTTACCAGAGCGCCATACCCATACGCAGGGCTCGTATCATAACGACCAGAACCAGCACGGCTACGACGCTTAACAAGACAGAAAAAAAAATTCCTCCCCGACGGACCGGAGATATATTCCGCCGCGAAAAATCATTTGGGGAGATGTCTTCGTTGCGCTCGAAACAACGCGGGCAGAAGCCGCTTTTTCTTCCGAGTTTCAATCCGCACTTGGAACAAACTCCGAATACCATCATTGGTTTTCCGCTGTTTTCGGGTTTAAGGCAGTGGTCAGTGAAATAAAAAGAAGTGAATAGTGATTAGTAAAAGCGTCTGTTCGGTCACAGTTGGACAGCAGAAAAGGGCAGTTTGACCGAAAAGGAACTTCCCTTGCCTTCCTGGCTTGCCACCGATATTTCCCCGCCGTGCGCCTCAGCCGCCAGCTTAGAAAAAGTCAGTCCCAGCCCCGCGCCGCTTCTTATCTGAAATCTCCTGCCTTCCACCTGTACGAATTTGTCGAATATTTTAGAAAGATATTCTTCGGGGACGCCCATCCCGTTGTCGCTTACGGTCAGCGTCCACGAAATGCCGTCGGATTTTGCTTCGACTTCTATGGCGCCGGTATCGGTCTTGGTATGTTTCATGGCATTGGAGAGGAGGTTGGAAACTACTCTGCGCATCAGCGCTTCATCGCAAATCGCGCGGAGTCCGTCGGGGCAGCGTAGCGAAAGAATCTTTTTTTCGGCGGACGCCTGCGCCTCAAAGTCGCGCATCGACGTTTCCAGCAGGGACTTTACGGAAACATCCGAGAGAACCGGCCGCAATTTGCCGTGTTCAAGTTTTGCCACGTCGAGCATGTCCTCTATCAGACGCATAAGATTTTTGGAAGAACTGCGCGCGAGCCGCAGAAATTTCAACTGTTTGTCGTTGCCGGCGGATTGGGCGTCGGAATTCAGAAATTCGATGGAAGACACTATCGCGCTCAGCGGGGATTTAAGGTCGTGGACGATCATATGCACCAGGTCGTCACGGAGGCCCATAAGTTTTTTGAGCGCTTCGGTCATCGCGGCGAAGTCCTTCGCCAGGGAGGCGACTTCCTCGTCGGCCGAAGGAATTTCAAGACCGTCGAAATCAAGTTTGCCGCGGGAAACTTCGATGGCCGCGGCGCGAAGCCGTTCCAGGGGCGTCGTTATCCTTCGGGCGAAGAATATGCCCGCCGCGGCGAAAATCGCGGCTATCAGCGCGGCCCACGCGCCGGCTTTGGCGGTCATTTTGGCCAGAGGCCGCATGACGTCTTCGTAAGGCGTCAGCGAAAAAATCACGATGTCCGCCGGGCCGTCGGCCCATACGGCGACGGATTTTCGCGCCTTTTCGTCGAGAGTTATCAATGCCTCGTCGGACCTCCGACGGCGCAGCGCGCCTTCGGAGACGGCCTCAAGTCCGGAAAAATCCGACGCGGCGGCCACTCTGGCTTCGTCGTCGTGGGCGACAAGACGTCCGTCGGTATCCACGGCGAAGATGTCTTTTCCGCGGATGTGCGGCTTGACATCGCGCCACATAGGCAGGACGTCGAGTTCGGCGTATCCGCCGCTTTTTTTGGCCGACGGCGTTTGACGCGGCCGTTTCGGTTTGCCGTCGGCGGCAAAACGCGCGGCTCCGGCGCGCGCGCCCCGTCGGCCTGATTCCGCGGCCGCGCTCAGACGGTCCGCGACGGAATTGAGCATATCCTTCTCGGCTATGAAATGAGATGCCAGTAGAGATTCCACCAGCACCGCGCGGCCGACAAAAAGGGCCGCTCCGGCGGAAAGCACGGACGATAGTCCGGCCAGTAGAGCGATTTTACTGCTGAGTTTCATTGGTAAAGACCGATATAAAAACCGATATTAGGAAATTAGGAATTTTGGTAGGGACAGGTCGCGACCTGTCCCTACTTCGTCATTACATTCCTCGCTTTATATAAGGAATCCCGCGATAGTTGCCGTCATAAAGCAAGCCAGCGAGCCCGCGAGCACGGCGCGCAGGCCGAGTTTGGCCAAATCGTGGCGACGGCTCGGCGCTATGCCGCCGATGCCGCCTATTTGTATGGCTATCGAGAGAAAGTTGGAGAAACCGCAGAGCGCGTAGGTGGCTATGACTACCGAACGCTCGCTTAAAATTCCCGGGTTGTCGCGCAGAAAAGTGGCCAGATTGAAATACGCCACGAACTCGTTGAGCACGGTTTTTTGTCCCATAAAGTTTCCTATGATTTGCACGTCGGCCGACGGCACGCCCATAATCCAGGCCAGCGGGGAAAACACCCAGCCGAATATTTTTTGAAGCGAAAGGCCGTCCGCGCCGAAAAGTCCGCCCGCGTATCCTACCACGAAATTCGCAAGAGCCAGCAGCGCCATAAATGCTATAAGGCAGGCGCCCACGTTGAGAGCCAGTTGCATTCCTATGGTGGCTCCGTTTGCGGCGGCGTCTATTACATTGGCGTCGTCGGTCTGATATTGAATTTTTACAACACCCTTGGTCTTGGGCTCTTCCGTCTCAGGCACTATGATTTTGGCCATTACCAGCGCGGCGGGCGCCGACATAACGCTTGCGGCAAGCAAGTGTCCCGCGATGTTGGGCATATAGTTTTTCAATATCCCGACGTAAGCGGCCATCACCCCTCCGGCTATTGTTGCCATTCCGCCGGTCATTACCGCCATCAGTTCCGATTGCGTCATCTCGGCGATGTAAGGCCGCACGACAAGAGGCGCTTCCGTTTGTCCCACAAAAATATTGGCGCTCGCCGAAAGCGATTCCGCGCCGGACGTGCCCATAAGCCGCGACATTATTTTGGCGAATATGACCACTATCCACTGCATTACGCCCAGATAATAAAGCACCGACATAAGAGACGAAAAGAATATTATCGTGGGCAACACTTGAAAGGCGAAGATAAAGCCCAGCGACTGGTTGTTAATCAGGTTGCCGAAAAGAAAAATCGCGCCCTCGTCGGAAAACGACAGAAGTTTTATTATCACGTCGTTCATAAACTGAAAGAACGCCCTGCCCGGCGGCGACTTGAGCACTATCAGCGCGAATATGATTTGAAGCATCATTCCCGCCGCCACGGTTTTAAGATTAACGGCTTTTTTATTCTTTGAGAATATCCACGCAATGGCTATAAGCGCGAACATTCCTATAAAACTGATGTATCTCATCGTTGTGCCTCCGGACGGGCGGCGGTATTTTCATCGCGGGTCTGTCGCCGCATTAATTTTTGATTTCTGAAATAAAGAACGATGTCGACAAATACCATAATTCCGTTAAGCGCGTAAAGGGCGGTCACGGCGTCGGGATGCCGCAAAATTTTATGTATGACTCCGGCCGCGTATCCGACGCAGACCACGACGAGAAACGCGAGCGACTTACCTTCGTTGCGACGCGAGATATATGATTTTCGAATGGAAAAAGGCCACGCCGCGCCGAAACACACCAGCATTATTATCTCAAAAACGCTCATATTCCCCCCGCTTCCGCCGCCGCTTCATCGAGACGAGTTCTTAATTCCGTCAGCAGCGCGTCAATTTTATGGTAAAGCATTTCGTGGTCGTTTAACGAATTGTCCATATTAAAGTCGGCCATCGCCGCGCATTTGCCGAGTTGTTGTCCCGGCCCGTCGGTGGCGGATTCTCTTTTCTCAAATTCCGTAAACTCGTCGAAGGTGCGGGGGTCGTTTTCCCGCCCGCGTTTTTTAAGGCGCTCAAAGCGGATTTGCGCAGGCGCTTCAAGGTTGAGCAGAAAAAAATCGCTCTCGGCGGAAAGCCGCCTTATTTCGTCGGGATGGCGTATGGATGTTATCACGAAGTTTTCGCTGTCCGGTGTTTTGCGGCATTTTTCCACGGCAAGTTCGGCCAGCACTCCGAAGCCGCGCGTTTTTCTTAAATCAAATCCTGTTTCAAGCAAGTTAGTCCGCGTTACTTCTTTGCCCCGACGCTTCAATTCGTCGCGCAGGACATCCGAAAGGGAAAAATGGACAAACCCCATTTTGTCGACGAGAAACTCCGCCGCCGTGTCCTTCCCCGAACAGTAGAAGCCGGTGATTCCTATGAGCATAATTAGTTATTCGGCCACTTGGCGGCGACGATATTTTTTAAGATAAATTTTTCTATCGCCTTCGCCACCTCATCTTTGAATTGCGCGGGGCTTTGCGCCACCCAGACGGTAAAGTTGTAAAACTCCTGCTGATCCACTTTAAGCCACTTGTTGTTTTTATATAAAAACACAAGCAGTGTCGTGATGGCTATTCTTTTATTGCCATTTTGAAACGGATGATTCTTTATA
Protein-coding sequences here:
- the trxA gene encoding thioredoxin → MTEIILNDGNFKSEVLESKVPVLVDFWAEWCGPCQMMGPVIADIAAAFSGRAKVGKLNVDENPESSALYGVTAIPTLVIFKDGKAVDKVVGLQPKQVIEAKLTAQL
- a CDS encoding NupC/NupG family nucleoside CNT transporter; translation: MRYISFIGMFALIAIAWIFSKNKKAVNLKTVAAGMMLQIIFALIVLKSPPGRAFFQFMNDVIIKLLSFSDEGAIFLFGNLINNQSLGFIFAFQVLPTIIFFSSLMSVLYYLGVMQWIVVIFAKIMSRLMGTSGAESLSASANIFVGQTEAPLVVRPYIAEMTQSELMAVMTGGMATIAGGVMAAYVGILKNYMPNIAGHLLAASVMSAPAALVMAKIIVPETEEPKTKGVVKIQYQTDDANVIDAAANGATIGMQLALNVGACLIAFMALLALANFVVGYAGGLFGADGLSLQKIFGWVFSPLAWIMGVPSADVQIIGNFMGQKTVLNEFVAYFNLATFLRDNPGILSERSVVIATYALCGFSNFLSIAIQIGGIGGIAPSRRHDLAKLGLRAVLAGSLACFMTATIAGFLI
- a CDS encoding type II toxin-antitoxin system death-on-curing family toxin; the protein is MKILSVKDVELIAFTLARELMSFNEPIPDFSSRFPNILESCVATPFQSFGGRGLYSTLATKASILFYLLIKNHPFQNGNKRIAITTLLVFLYKNNKWLKVDQQEFYNFTVWVAQSPAQFKDEVAKAIEKFILKNIVAAKWPNN